Proteins encoded in a region of the Vicia villosa cultivar HV-30 ecotype Madison, WI linkage group LG5, Vvil1.0, whole genome shotgun sequence genome:
- the LOC131603570 gene encoding protein MEI2-like 4 isoform X1, with amino-acid sequence MPFQVMDQRGDNFFDDISFHSERNVGLRKAKFMNVQHPQGMNGMMAPSGNTLNGSSPFEVNAKSGFPMSQTNPSEGSVEKLHIGVERDIADVLKGSKESFHYNPHSWGDVFRQSAPTSHRLIGNKLVANNAVHRESSLFSSSLSDMFTKNLNLLGNDLLSDKPAASGSLLEEEPYKSLEEMEAHYIHNLLPDEDDLFSGVVDDLEYNSHTRTNDDSEDFDLFSSGGGLELEGDEHLSSLKRATGLDGDNGFFGGSKGKLPFVEQPSRTLFVRNINSNVEDFELKTLFEQYGDIRTIYAACKHRGFVMISYFDLRAAQKAMQALQNRPLRSRKLDIHYSIPKVNAPEKDIGHGTLMLSGLDSSVLNDEIKHIFGFYGEIKEIYEYQEMKHLKFIEFYDVRAAEAALRALNRIEFAGKQIKLEPGHPRFATRLIQQSHKVQDERDLGQSLVDNLQLRQKPTLSSGVIDSSGLENGYNQRFQSAMRQQHLNGFADNAFFHANSNVQNALRGASVGKVSGVSESTNLVDAMKFASSPTTAFHPHSLPEYHAGLSNASPYNFSSTIGSKAGNIGAGMTELSRGINSVGNLAEFNGGGSSGNGIRAHHGLNHMWSSSNSHQQSSPSNMPWQKTPPFANGSPGLPQMSSFARTPPHMLRAQHLDHHVGSAPVVTGSPWDRKNSYIGESPETSGFHLGSPGNGGFHGSWQMRSMDFSPHNNMFSHVGGNSTELSSSAGQSSPNPLSHILYGRQLPSTTVSKFDPTNDRMRNVYSRKSEANTVSLADRKQYELDLGRIMRGEDIRTTLMIKNIPNKYTSKMLLVAIDEQCRGTYDFLYLPIDFKNKCNVGYAFINMTDPAQIVPFHQAFHGKKWEKFNSEKVASLAYARIQGRASLVAHFQNSSLMNEDKRCRPILFQTEGPNAGDMEPFPIGANVRVRPGKIRNAGNEDNRVQVPPSTLASGEESANENSANGNSD; translated from the exons ATgccttttcaagtgatggatcaGAGGGGTGATAATTTTTTCGATGATATTTCATTTCATTCTGAG AGGAACGTTGGATTGAGGAAGGCGAAATTCATGAATGTCCAACACCCTCAAG gAATGAATGGAATGATGGCACCATCTGGCAACACTTTGAATGGCTCATCGCCCTTTGAAGTAAACGCAAAATCTGGATTTCCGATGTCACAGACTAATCCATCTGAGGGGAGTGTAGAAAAGCTACATATTGGTGTGGAACGAGACATTGCTGATGTATTGAAAGGTTCCAAAGAATCATTTCATTACAATCCACATTCATGGGGTGATGTTTTTAGGCAGTCAGCACCGACCTCACATCGTTTAATCGGGAACAAGCTTGTTGCGAATAACGCTGTCCATCGAGAAAGTAGTTTGTTCTCAAGCTCACTGTCGGACATGTTTACCAAAAACT TGAATTTATTGGGGAATGATCTTCTGTCGGACAAGCCGGCTGCTTCTGGTTCCCTTCTGGAGGAAGAGCCGTATAAATCTCTTGAAGAGATGGAGGCTCATTATATACATAATCTCCTTCCTGATGAAGATGATCTATTTTCTGGTGTTGTTGATGACTTAGAATACAATTCTCATACTAGGACGAACGACGATTCCGAAGATTTTGATTTGTTTAGCAGCGGTGGAGGCTTGGAGCTGGAAGGAGATGAACATTTAAGCTCGCTGAAAAGAGCAACTGGATTGGATGGAGATAACGGTTTCTTCGGAGGTTCTAAAGGAAAACTTCCTTTTGTTGAACAGCCTTCAAGAACACTTTTTGTTAGAAACATCAATAGCAACGTTGAAGATTTTGAGCTGAAGACTCTATTTGAG CAATACGGAGATATCAGAACTATTTATGCGGCTTGCAAGCATCGTGGGTTTGTCATGATTTCTTATTTTGATCTAAGGGCTGCACAGAAAGCTATGCAAGCCCTTCAAAATAGGCCATTGAGGTCTAGGAAGCTGGATATACATTATTCGATTCCGAAG GTTAATGCTCCAGAGAAGGATATTGGCCATGGCACACTGATGTTATCTGGTCTCGATTCATCTGTTTTAAACGACGAAATTAAACATATCTTTGGATTTTATGGTGAAATCAAAGAA ATCTATGAATATCAAGAAATGAAGCATCTCAAGTTTATTGAGTTTTATGACGTGCGAGCTGCTGAAGCTGCACTCCGGGCATTGAACCGGATTGAATTTGCTGGGAAGCAGATCAAGCTGGAACCTGGCCATCCTAGGTTTGCAACACG TCTGATACAGCAGTCTCATAAGGTGCAAGATGAACGAGATCTTGGTCAGAGCCTTGTTGACAACTTACAACTACGACAAAAGC CAACCCTGTCGTCTGGAGTAATTGATTCTTCTGGCTTGGAAAATGGATACAACCAGAGATTTCAATCTGCAATGCGGCAACAGCATTTGAATGGATTTGCCGATAATGCCTTCTTTCATGCCAATTCCAACGTTCAAAACGCTTTGAGAGGGGCATCGGTTGGAAAAGTTTCTGGTGTTTCCGAGTCCACTAACCTCGTCGATGCAATGAAATTTGCGTCTAGTCCAACAACAGCATTTCATCCTCATTCTCTACCAGAGTATCATGCTGGCTTGTCTAATGCTAGTCCTTATAACTTTTCAAGCACCATTGGCAGCAAGGCTGGTAATATAGGCGCTGGAATGACGGAACTTAGCAGAGGAATCAACTCGGTTGGGAACTTAGCAGAATTCAATGGAGGAG gGTCATCAGGAAACGGCATCCGCGCGCACCATGGGCTAAATCATATGTGGAGCAGCTCCAATTCACATCAGCAATCTTCACCAAGTAACATGCCTTGGCAGAAAACCCCGCCATTTGCAAACGGTTCTCCAGGCTTGCCTCAGATGTCAAGCTTTGCTAGAACACCGCCTCATATGCTGAGAGCACAACATTTGGACCATCATGTTGGATCGGCACCGGTTGTTACAGGCTCTCCTTGGGACAGGAAAAACTCTTACATAGGAGAGTCTCCTGAGACTTCTGGTTTTCACTTGGGTTCTCCTGGAAATGGAGGTTTTCATGGCTCTTGGCAAATGCGTTCCATGGACTTTTCTCCTCATAATAACATGTTTTCACATGTTGGTGGGAACAGTACTGAACTATCGTCCAGTGCTGGTCAGAGCTCGCCTAATCCGTTGTCACATATTCTATACGGGAGACAACTTCCTTCAACTACTGTGTCAAAATTTGATCCTACCAATGATCGAATGAGAAATGTTTATAGCCGTAAAAGTGAAGCAAACACCGTAAGCCTGGCTGATAGGAAACAATATGAACTTGATCTCGGCCGCATAATGCGTGGAGAAGATATCCGAACAACACTTATGATAAAAAATATTCCCAACAA GTATACTTCAAAGATGCTACTTGTTGCCATAGACGAGCAATGTCGGGGAACTTATGACTTTCTGTATTTACCAATTGACTTCAAG AACAAATGTAATGTTGGATACGCATTCATAAATATGACCGATCCTGCTCAAATTGTTCCTTTCCACCAG GCTTTCCACGGTAAAAAGTGGGAGAAGTTCAACAGTGAGAAAGTAGCATCACTTGCATATGCCCGAATTCAAGGAAGAGCTTCTCTTGTCGCTCATTTCCAGAATTCAAGCCTGATGAATGAGGATAAACGTTGCCGCCCTATTCTCTTCCAAACAGAAGGCCCAAATGCTGGCGATATG GAGCCTTTCCCCATCGGAGCCAATGTTAGAGTTCGACCTGGAAAAATTCGCAACGCTGGCAACGAAGATAATCGCGTCCAAGTCCCTCCTTCAACTTTAGCAAGCGGAGAAGAGTCTGCCAACGAAAACTCCGCAAACGGAAACTCCGACTGA
- the LOC131603570 gene encoding protein MEI2-like 4 isoform X2, which yields MPFQVMDQRGDNFFDDISFHSERNVGLRKAKFMNVQHPQGMNGMMAPSGNTLNGSSPFEVNAKSGFPMSQTNPSEGSVEKLHIGVERDIADVLKGSKESFHYNPHSWGDVFRQSAPTSHRLIGNKLVANNAVHRESSLFSSSLSDMFTKNLNLLGNDLLSDKPAASGSLLEEEPYKSLEEMEAHYIHNLLPDEDDLFSGVVDDLEYNSHTRTNDDSEDFDLFSSGGGLELEGDEHLSSLKRATGLDGDNGFFGGSKGKLPFVEQPSRTLFVRNINSNVEDFELKTLFEQYGDIRTIYAACKHRGFVMISYFDLRAAQKAMQALQNRPLRSRKLDIHYSIPKVNAPEKDIGHGTLMLSGLDSSVLNDEIKHIFGFYGEIKEIYEYQEMKHLKFIEFYDVRAAEAALRALNRIEFAGKQIKLEPGHPSLIQQSHKVQDERDLGQSLVDNLQLRQKPTLSSGVIDSSGLENGYNQRFQSAMRQQHLNGFADNAFFHANSNVQNALRGASVGKVSGVSESTNLVDAMKFASSPTTAFHPHSLPEYHAGLSNASPYNFSSTIGSKAGNIGAGMTELSRGINSVGNLAEFNGGGSSGNGIRAHHGLNHMWSSSNSHQQSSPSNMPWQKTPPFANGSPGLPQMSSFARTPPHMLRAQHLDHHVGSAPVVTGSPWDRKNSYIGESPETSGFHLGSPGNGGFHGSWQMRSMDFSPHNNMFSHVGGNSTELSSSAGQSSPNPLSHILYGRQLPSTTVSKFDPTNDRMRNVYSRKSEANTVSLADRKQYELDLGRIMRGEDIRTTLMIKNIPNKYTSKMLLVAIDEQCRGTYDFLYLPIDFKNKCNVGYAFINMTDPAQIVPFHQAFHGKKWEKFNSEKVASLAYARIQGRASLVAHFQNSSLMNEDKRCRPILFQTEGPNAGDMEPFPIGANVRVRPGKIRNAGNEDNRVQVPPSTLASGEESANENSANGNSD from the exons ATgccttttcaagtgatggatcaGAGGGGTGATAATTTTTTCGATGATATTTCATTTCATTCTGAG AGGAACGTTGGATTGAGGAAGGCGAAATTCATGAATGTCCAACACCCTCAAG gAATGAATGGAATGATGGCACCATCTGGCAACACTTTGAATGGCTCATCGCCCTTTGAAGTAAACGCAAAATCTGGATTTCCGATGTCACAGACTAATCCATCTGAGGGGAGTGTAGAAAAGCTACATATTGGTGTGGAACGAGACATTGCTGATGTATTGAAAGGTTCCAAAGAATCATTTCATTACAATCCACATTCATGGGGTGATGTTTTTAGGCAGTCAGCACCGACCTCACATCGTTTAATCGGGAACAAGCTTGTTGCGAATAACGCTGTCCATCGAGAAAGTAGTTTGTTCTCAAGCTCACTGTCGGACATGTTTACCAAAAACT TGAATTTATTGGGGAATGATCTTCTGTCGGACAAGCCGGCTGCTTCTGGTTCCCTTCTGGAGGAAGAGCCGTATAAATCTCTTGAAGAGATGGAGGCTCATTATATACATAATCTCCTTCCTGATGAAGATGATCTATTTTCTGGTGTTGTTGATGACTTAGAATACAATTCTCATACTAGGACGAACGACGATTCCGAAGATTTTGATTTGTTTAGCAGCGGTGGAGGCTTGGAGCTGGAAGGAGATGAACATTTAAGCTCGCTGAAAAGAGCAACTGGATTGGATGGAGATAACGGTTTCTTCGGAGGTTCTAAAGGAAAACTTCCTTTTGTTGAACAGCCTTCAAGAACACTTTTTGTTAGAAACATCAATAGCAACGTTGAAGATTTTGAGCTGAAGACTCTATTTGAG CAATACGGAGATATCAGAACTATTTATGCGGCTTGCAAGCATCGTGGGTTTGTCATGATTTCTTATTTTGATCTAAGGGCTGCACAGAAAGCTATGCAAGCCCTTCAAAATAGGCCATTGAGGTCTAGGAAGCTGGATATACATTATTCGATTCCGAAG GTTAATGCTCCAGAGAAGGATATTGGCCATGGCACACTGATGTTATCTGGTCTCGATTCATCTGTTTTAAACGACGAAATTAAACATATCTTTGGATTTTATGGTGAAATCAAAGAA ATCTATGAATATCAAGAAATGAAGCATCTCAAGTTTATTGAGTTTTATGACGTGCGAGCTGCTGAAGCTGCACTCCGGGCATTGAACCGGATTGAATTTGCTGGGAAGCAGATCAAGCTGGAACCTGGCCATCCTAG TCTGATACAGCAGTCTCATAAGGTGCAAGATGAACGAGATCTTGGTCAGAGCCTTGTTGACAACTTACAACTACGACAAAAGC CAACCCTGTCGTCTGGAGTAATTGATTCTTCTGGCTTGGAAAATGGATACAACCAGAGATTTCAATCTGCAATGCGGCAACAGCATTTGAATGGATTTGCCGATAATGCCTTCTTTCATGCCAATTCCAACGTTCAAAACGCTTTGAGAGGGGCATCGGTTGGAAAAGTTTCTGGTGTTTCCGAGTCCACTAACCTCGTCGATGCAATGAAATTTGCGTCTAGTCCAACAACAGCATTTCATCCTCATTCTCTACCAGAGTATCATGCTGGCTTGTCTAATGCTAGTCCTTATAACTTTTCAAGCACCATTGGCAGCAAGGCTGGTAATATAGGCGCTGGAATGACGGAACTTAGCAGAGGAATCAACTCGGTTGGGAACTTAGCAGAATTCAATGGAGGAG gGTCATCAGGAAACGGCATCCGCGCGCACCATGGGCTAAATCATATGTGGAGCAGCTCCAATTCACATCAGCAATCTTCACCAAGTAACATGCCTTGGCAGAAAACCCCGCCATTTGCAAACGGTTCTCCAGGCTTGCCTCAGATGTCAAGCTTTGCTAGAACACCGCCTCATATGCTGAGAGCACAACATTTGGACCATCATGTTGGATCGGCACCGGTTGTTACAGGCTCTCCTTGGGACAGGAAAAACTCTTACATAGGAGAGTCTCCTGAGACTTCTGGTTTTCACTTGGGTTCTCCTGGAAATGGAGGTTTTCATGGCTCTTGGCAAATGCGTTCCATGGACTTTTCTCCTCATAATAACATGTTTTCACATGTTGGTGGGAACAGTACTGAACTATCGTCCAGTGCTGGTCAGAGCTCGCCTAATCCGTTGTCACATATTCTATACGGGAGACAACTTCCTTCAACTACTGTGTCAAAATTTGATCCTACCAATGATCGAATGAGAAATGTTTATAGCCGTAAAAGTGAAGCAAACACCGTAAGCCTGGCTGATAGGAAACAATATGAACTTGATCTCGGCCGCATAATGCGTGGAGAAGATATCCGAACAACACTTATGATAAAAAATATTCCCAACAA GTATACTTCAAAGATGCTACTTGTTGCCATAGACGAGCAATGTCGGGGAACTTATGACTTTCTGTATTTACCAATTGACTTCAAG AACAAATGTAATGTTGGATACGCATTCATAAATATGACCGATCCTGCTCAAATTGTTCCTTTCCACCAG GCTTTCCACGGTAAAAAGTGGGAGAAGTTCAACAGTGAGAAAGTAGCATCACTTGCATATGCCCGAATTCAAGGAAGAGCTTCTCTTGTCGCTCATTTCCAGAATTCAAGCCTGATGAATGAGGATAAACGTTGCCGCCCTATTCTCTTCCAAACAGAAGGCCCAAATGCTGGCGATATG GAGCCTTTCCCCATCGGAGCCAATGTTAGAGTTCGACCTGGAAAAATTCGCAACGCTGGCAACGAAGATAATCGCGTCCAAGTCCCTCCTTCAACTTTAGCAAGCGGAGAAGAGTCTGCCAACGAAAACTCCGCAAACGGAAACTCCGACTGA